The segment GTTCAGGTTATCCAGCATATGATTCCAGCTTAATTGTTAGTGTCCAAGGCGTTGCTTTGGGCAATCCCGCGGCTCAGGGACACGGTTTGCAGCAGGGCCCAGCCCAAAACGAAAAAGACCAGCAGGGACAGGATCGAATAGCGCAAATTTCCAGTTTTGAGGGCGATCCATCCATACAAGATCGGACCCAAAATCGAGGAAAGCCTGCCTGTCAAGGTAAAAAAGCCAAAAAACTCCGCCTGCTTCTGCTTGGGGGTCAGGAGTGAAAGCATCGTGCGGCTGTTGGCCTGGCTGCTCCCGATCGCGAGGCCAGCGGCGAGTCCCACGAAATAGTACTCCGTGGCGCTTTTGCAGAAGAAGGCCCAGACGACCACGGCGATCCAGATCAGCAGCGAGATGCTGAGCGACGATTTCACGTTTAGCTTGTCCGACAGCCAGCCAAAGAAGGCGGCGCCGAGCAGGGAAGTGAATTGCGCCAGGATGAAGAAGACGATAATGGTCTCCGCGCTCATCCCAAAACGCTTGATCCCAAACGGGGCGGCAAACAC is part of the Candidatus Syntrophosphaera sp. genome and harbors:
- a CDS encoding MFS transporter translates to SLLVSLPLVRYNIHLVFPMIGAHVLLFSLITFFMLREVHRPSKRSNYLRVARDRIWYSLRNISKMPNLLRYLISYFVYNDGIYTVIVFAAPFGIKRFGMSAETIIVFFILAQFTSLLGAAFFGWLSDKLNVKSSLSISLLIWIAVVVWAFFCKSATEYYFVGLAAGLAIGSSQANSRTMLSLLTPKQKQAEFFGFFTLTGRLSSILGPILYGWIALKTGNLRYSILSLLVFFVLGWALLQTVSLSRGIAQSNALDTNN